The proteins below come from a single Armatimonadota bacterium genomic window:
- a CDS encoding cytochrome c biogenesis protein CcdA, producing MRTYKFIAISIIAILTLTGAAFAQFGKSEPIVTSKIVLSKDKLQPGGTFELAVVATVKKGFHIGSHDKAALYPAKLKITAPKGVTLAEPTWPKAERKAFPIAPKEKVSVYEGKFVIKIKGKVAKSVKPGTITIISKLETQACGGNQCYPPQASEAKAKVKIAKSGEKAKSINKNVFGSAVVKPTAGSGDEAGKMAGKLASAGIPLRLAMLFGLGLLLAFTPCVYPMIPITVGYFGSQVGSSNSRVMKLAGTYVLGLALTYSALGAVAATTGGVFGSAMQSPAVIVGIAALLVLLSLSMFGVYELKPPAFIANRSSGKDGVLGALMMGLVFGIVAAPCVGPVVLGLLLYVAKLGSPLMGFILFFALALGLGTPLFFLAAFSAKMPVPGMWMVAVKKIAGFLMLGAAAYFLKPIMPDSIAGLLMPLVVLVAAIYLGWFEKSLKTGRHAAALTKVGCTVAVAAAVVMAMPGSQPAKNMDWQPYKPGSIESAATSGKPSMLDFTAKWCGVCRELEHGPFSDPKVIKTAARFDKFRVDGTDQNDPIMLAAVKKYEVKGFPTVIFFDSSGKEVKSARIVGFVSSKEMARRISEIR from the coding sequence ATGCGCACATACAAGTTCATCGCTATCTCAATTATCGCAATCTTGACCTTAACCGGGGCGGCATTCGCCCAGTTCGGCAAGTCCGAGCCGATCGTGACGAGTAAGATCGTGCTGTCAAAGGACAAACTCCAACCCGGCGGCACGTTCGAACTCGCGGTCGTGGCGACGGTCAAGAAGGGATTCCACATCGGGTCCCACGACAAAGCCGCGCTCTATCCGGCCAAGCTGAAGATCACCGCGCCCAAAGGCGTTACGTTAGCCGAGCCGACATGGCCCAAAGCCGAGCGCAAAGCTTTTCCGATCGCACCCAAAGAGAAAGTTTCGGTATACGAAGGCAAGTTCGTGATAAAAATTAAGGGCAAGGTCGCTAAGAGCGTAAAGCCCGGAACCATCACGATTATATCAAAACTCGAGACTCAAGCTTGCGGCGGCAATCAGTGTTATCCTCCTCAGGCCAGCGAGGCAAAAGCTAAAGTAAAAATTGCCAAGTCTGGTGAGAAGGCAAAGTCTATCAACAAGAACGTCTTCGGGTCCGCGGTGGTCAAGCCCACCGCGGGCTCCGGCGATGAGGCAGGCAAAATGGCGGGCAAATTGGCGTCCGCAGGCATCCCGCTTCGCCTTGCCATGCTCTTCGGTCTCGGGCTGCTGCTTGCATTTACTCCGTGCGTATATCCAATGATCCCGATTACGGTGGGCTACTTCGGCAGCCAGGTCGGATCGAGTAATTCCAGAGTGATGAAACTTGCCGGGACATACGTCCTGGGTCTGGCGCTTACATATTCGGCCCTCGGAGCGGTTGCCGCAACCACCGGCGGCGTGTTCGGCTCCGCCATGCAAAGCCCTGCTGTGATCGTGGGGATTGCTGCATTGCTCGTTCTATTGTCATTATCCATGTTCGGTGTATACGAGCTGAAGCCTCCCGCGTTTATAGCAAACAGGTCCTCAGGCAAAGACGGCGTGCTGGGCGCGCTGATGATGGGACTGGTATTCGGGATTGTCGCAGCTCCATGCGTGGGTCCGGTGGTGCTCGGCCTGCTCTTATATGTAGCCAAACTCGGCAGCCCGTTGATGGGATTTATCTTGTTCTTTGCGCTGGCGCTTGGACTGGGAACACCTCTCTTTTTTCTGGCCGCGTTTTCGGCCAAAATGCCCGTGCCGGGGATGTGGATGGTAGCCGTAAAGAAGATCGCCGGGTTCTTGATGCTGGGCGCTGCTGCATATTTCCTCAAGCCGATCATGCCCGATTCAATTGCTGGCCTACTTATGCCGCTGGTCGTATTAGTTGCCGCGATATACCTAGGTTGGTTTGAAAAATCACTCAAGACCGGCAGACATGCGGCAGCTCTGACTAAAGTCGGCTGCACAGTTGCTGTCGCGGCTGCTGTGGTTATGGCTATGCCCGGCTCTCAACCGGCAAAGAATATGGACTGGCAGCCCTACAAGCCAGGCTCAATAGAGTCAGCCGCCACATCAGGCAAGCCCTCCATGCTGGATTTCACCGCGAAGTGGTGCGGTGTCTGCAGAGAACTCGAGCACGGTCCATTCAGTGATCCAAAGGTGATAAAGACTGCCGCCAGGTTCGATAAGTTCCGCGTGGACGGCACCGACCAAAACGACCCCATCATGCTTGCTGCGGTGAAGAAGTATGAGGTAAAGGGCTTTCCTACGGTTATCTTCTTCGACAGCTCGGGCAAAGAGGTCAAGTCAGCCAGGATAGTCGGTTTCGTCTCTTCAAAAGAGATGGCGCGCCGCATCTCCGAAATACGCTGA
- a CDS encoding DNA polymerase ligase N-terminal domain-containing protein, whose translation MTLENYQKKRDFDRTIEPVGAEHKGEGGRFVVHEHHASHLHYDLRLEMEGALKSWAVPKGPSMNPAEKRLAVMVEDHPLEYISFRGEIAEGNYGAGKVEIWDSGTYEVRDGSLEKGKLVFEMMGTKLKGIFSLVRLRGDQRQWLLIKGADEFADHDWKLEQVLPGGGRKDK comes from the coding sequence ATGACACTGGAAAATTATCAAAAGAAACGCGATTTTGACAGGACAATCGAACCTGTCGGCGCTGAGCATAAAGGAGAAGGCGGAAGGTTCGTAGTGCATGAGCACCACGCAAGTCATCTGCACTATGATCTCAGGCTTGAAATGGAGGGAGCGCTCAAGAGTTGGGCGGTCCCCAAAGGTCCGTCAATGAACCCGGCGGAGAAGCGGCTTGCGGTGATGGTCGAAGATCACCCGCTGGAATATATAAGCTTTCGCGGTGAGATTGCTGAAGGCAACTACGGGGCGGGAAAGGTCGAGATCTGGGACAGCGGGACGTATGAAGTCAGGGACGGCAGTCTCGAAAAAGGTAAGCTCGTATTTGAAATGATGGGGACAAAGCTTAAGGGCATTTTCAGCCTGGTCAGGCTTAGAGGGGATCAAAGACAATGGCTGCTGATTAAGGGAGCCGATGAGTTCGCCGACCATGACTGGAAGCTGGAGCAGGTTCTGCCTGGTGGAGGTCGAAAAGATAAGTAA
- a CDS encoding helix-turn-helix transcriptional regulator → MESTERTIASPAEVDELARLTEREREILRLIFDGKCSNEVAETLAVSKRTVDFHLARAYTKLGVSNRFQAFKRAVELGIITT, encoded by the coding sequence ATGGAGAGCACGGAGCGGACTATTGCAAGCCCCGCAGAAGTGGATGAATTAGCCCGGCTTACCGAAAGAGAACGTGAGATTCTCAGGCTGATATTCGATGGAAAGTGCTCAAACGAAGTTGCCGAGACCCTTGCGGTCAGCAAGAGAACGGTAGACTTCCACCTTGCTCGGGCTTATACCAAGCTGGGTGTATCGAACCGGTTTCAGGCATTTAAAAGGGCCGTGGAACTGGGCATCATTACGACTTAG
- a CDS encoding RNA polymerase sigma factor RpoD/SigA → MSGNLLELTEPEKEEALPVASEVGDSMDMYLSRIGRWPLLGADEERDLARDAQAGNDQAKRKLIESNLKLVVSVAKVYSRSGLPLPDLIQEGNIGLIKAVDSFDPEKGFRFSTYAVAWIRQAITRAIERQGRAIRVPSYVVQSIRKLHKVGSSFTSQFGREPTVDELCERTQLSREKVLRLLEASEALVSLDEGVKDDNNTSLLERLNDVQASNPEDDALHKESLEVLSQLMSWLSPQEKLIIEKRFGLADGMTSTLQEIGEQLNITRERVRQLEARALKKMRTAVTRNWLETYFET, encoded by the coding sequence ATGAGCGGTAACTTGCTCGAATTGACAGAGCCCGAAAAAGAAGAAGCGCTGCCCGTAGCTTCTGAAGTTGGCGATTCGATGGATATGTATTTAAGTCGGATTGGCCGTTGGCCCCTGTTGGGGGCTGATGAAGAACGTGATCTGGCTCGGGATGCCCAGGCCGGCAACGACCAAGCCAAGCGCAAGCTGATAGAGAGCAATCTCAAGTTGGTCGTGAGTGTGGCCAAGGTGTATTCGCGCTCGGGACTTCCGCTGCCCGATCTCATTCAAGAGGGCAATATAGGCCTCATCAAGGCCGTGGACTCTTTCGATCCTGAGAAGGGGTTCAGATTCAGCACCTATGCGGTTGCCTGGATTCGCCAGGCAATCACGCGCGCCATAGAACGCCAGGGCCGCGCAATCAGGGTGCCGAGTTATGTTGTACAATCAATAAGAAAGCTCCACAAAGTAGGATCCTCGTTCACGAGCCAATTCGGCAGGGAGCCTACGGTGGATGAGCTGTGCGAGCGGACGCAGCTTTCCAGGGAGAAAGTATTGCGCTTGCTCGAGGCGTCAGAGGCACTCGTTTCGCTGGACGAGGGTGTGAAAGACGACAACAATACGTCGCTTCTCGAACGGCTTAATGACGTTCAAGCGTCCAATCCTGAGGACGATGCGCTGCATAAGGAGAGTCTCGAAGTCCTGAGTCAACTTATGTCCTGGCTGAGTCCACAGGAGAAGCTGATAATCGAAAAGCGATTCGGACTGGCAGACGGGATGACCTCAACTCTGCAAGAGATAGGCGAGCAGTTGAATATCACACGGGAGCGAGTCCGCCAACTCGAGGCGCGAGCCTTGAAGAAGATGCGGACGGCTGTGACACGCAACTGGCTGGAGACCTACTTTGAGACTTGA
- a CDS encoding MBL fold metallo-hydrolase, translating to MSLTVHSLASGSSGNSFLIKDGNTSILVDAGIGIRRLTAALMQSEVNPADLSAIFVSHEHTDHVSGAVRMARRYDVPIVANAPTLDRISGAGDVPHKVLDTSEEMTLGELLIRPFKISHDAVCPVGYCVHSTSATAVIATDTGVLTPEIREEAFRADLLILESNHDEEMLLKGPYPWYLKRRIASEQGHISNDTASNLLIDLAEAEKPVSVWLAHLSKTNNSPAIALTTAQYALWSCLGITMDIKVALRDVPSLCWKE from the coding sequence TTGTCTCTTACAGTCCATTCCCTCGCGAGCGGAAGCTCCGGCAATTCATTCCTGATTAAGGACGGCAATACTTCGATCCTGGTGGATGCCGGGATAGGCATTCGACGCCTTACGGCAGCACTTATGCAGTCTGAGGTCAATCCTGCCGATCTGTCCGCAATCTTTGTTAGCCACGAACATACAGACCACGTTTCGGGAGCTGTGCGTATGGCCAGACGCTACGATGTGCCTATAGTCGCCAATGCGCCGACCCTGGATCGTATTTCCGGGGCGGGGGATGTGCCTCACAAAGTGCTGGATACGAGCGAGGAGATGACTCTGGGCGAACTGCTCATAAGGCCGTTTAAGATCTCCCATGACGCCGTTTGCCCGGTCGGCTACTGCGTGCATTCAACCTCAGCTACGGCGGTAATTGCGACAGATACCGGTGTGCTCACACCCGAAATCCGGGAAGAGGCATTTCGCGCCGATCTGTTGATCCTCGAGTCCAACCACGATGAGGAGATGCTGCTTAAGGGTCCTTACCCCTGGTATCTCAAGCGCAGAATCGCCTCGGAACAGGGTCACATCTCCAATGACACCGCTTCCAATCTGCTTATAGATCTGGCTGAGGCTGAGAAACCGGTCTCGGTCTGGCTCGCTCATCTATCCAAAACCAATAATAGCCCTGCAATTGCTCTGACGACTGCACAATACGCCCTTTGGAGCTGTTTGGGGATAACAATGGATATCAAAGTCGCTCTTCGCGATGTGCCGAGCCTTTGTTGGAAAGAATAG
- a CDS encoding type II toxin-antitoxin system HicB family antitoxin — MKFEITLMRDEDGMVVAECPAIPGCISQGRDEDEAERNIRDAIKECLEVRVEKGLPLTIETRHVEVAA; from the coding sequence ATGAAATTTGAGATCACTCTTATGCGAGACGAAGATGGAATGGTTGTTGCCGAGTGCCCGGCTATTCCAGGCTGCATCAGTCAGGGCAGAGACGAGGATGAGGCGGAACGGAATATTCGCGATGCCATCAAAGAGTGTCTTGAGGTGCGTGTCGAGAAAGGGTTGCCTCTGACAATAGAGACCAGACATGTCGAGGTCGCAGCCTGA
- a CDS encoding transposase, whose protein sequence is MMNNDNNLPARKFIRLKGYDYRWPGAYFITICTAGKKHYFGSIKDGRVSLSQVGLIVEKCWLTLPKSFHNVRLDTYVIMPNHIHGIIILVDDEEHCRGEAFANQLSAVHSIIAANASPDPHFAIGTLSGSISAIIQSFKANTSRRINAVNGTRGGTLWQRNYYEHIIRSEQSLDEIREYTLGNPWNWSSDRYF, encoded by the coding sequence ATGATGAATAATGATAATAACCTGCCTGCAAGGAAATTCATCAGACTAAAAGGCTATGACTATCGCTGGCCCGGCGCATACTTCATTACGATCTGCACCGCTGGCAAAAAGCACTATTTCGGCTCCATTAAAGATGGAAGGGTTTCTTTGTCCCAAGTCGGACTTATAGTTGAAAAGTGCTGGCTAACCCTCCCAAAGAGCTTTCATAACGTACGCCTTGATACTTATGTAATCATGCCAAACCACATCCATGGGATTATTATCCTTGTTGATGACGAGGAACACTGTAGGGGTGAAGCATTTGCCAATCAATTATCTGCAGTGCATTCAATAATCGCCGCAAATGCTTCACCCGATCCACACTTTGCAATCGGCACTTTATCTGGGTCTATTTCTGCTATTATTCAAAGCTTCAAAGCCAATACCAGCCGACGCATCAATGCAGTCAATGGAACGCGTGGCGGCACTCTATGGCAGCGCAACTATTATGAGCATATAATTCGAAGTGAACAGTCTCTTGATGAGATACGGGAGTATACCCTCGGCAATCCGTGGAACTGGTCGAGCGACAGATACTTCTGA
- a CDS encoding acyl-CoA dehydrogenase family protein: protein MLDYFLTEEQQFMKDVAKEIAVKKIKPVSAHHDETGEFPWEIVKAIAEADLFRVFIPDEYGGMAGDSAIMNMCVVTEELSKVDGGISLAFAATGLGTFPILVSASDEQKKRWLTRIADGTIAAFGLTEANAGSDVAGMQTRAVEDGDSFIINGTKQWITNGGEADIYSIFAVTDPDRGPRGVSCFVVEKGAEGFSFGKKEDKMGIRASATRELVFQDCRVPKENMIGRRGTGFFTAMKTFDQSRPGVAAQALGIAAGALELSVNYSRERVQFGQPISANQGLRFMLADMAMKVESARALVYSVARWIDSHPSEKTTAYSAMAKCWASDMAMEVTTNAVQVFGGYGYMKEYPVEKMMRDAKITQIYEGTNQIQRDEIGRGLVAEAARKKD, encoded by the coding sequence ATGTTAGATTATTTTCTGACCGAAGAGCAGCAATTTATGAAGGACGTTGCGAAGGAGATCGCCGTTAAAAAGATCAAGCCGGTTAGCGCTCATCATGATGAGACCGGAGAGTTTCCATGGGAGATAGTAAAGGCCATAGCCGAGGCTGATCTCTTCCGCGTCTTCATTCCCGACGAATACGGCGGTATGGCAGGCGACAGCGCCATCATGAATATGTGCGTAGTTACCGAAGAGCTCAGCAAGGTCGACGGCGGCATCTCGCTTGCCTTCGCCGCGACTGGCCTGGGCACTTTCCCGATTTTGGTGTCGGCCTCCGATGAGCAGAAGAAGAGATGGCTTACACGTATTGCCGACGGCACTATAGCGGCGTTCGGCCTTACCGAAGCCAATGCCGGCTCGGATGTCGCAGGCATGCAGACCCGAGCGGTCGAGGACGGCGACAGTTTCATCATCAATGGCACCAAGCAGTGGATCACTAACGGCGGCGAAGCCGATATTTATTCAATATTTGCAGTGACCGACCCTGACCGCGGACCAAGAGGCGTGAGTTGCTTCGTGGTCGAAAAGGGTGCCGAGGGCTTCAGCTTCGGCAAGAAGGAAGACAAGATGGGTATCCGCGCGTCGGCCACCCGTGAGCTGGTCTTCCAGGACTGCCGCGTTCCCAAGGAGAACATGATAGGCCGCCGAGGCACGGGCTTCTTCACCGCAATGAAGACCTTCGATCAGTCCCGCCCGGGTGTAGCCGCTCAGGCGTTGGGAATCGCCGCGGGCGCGTTGGAGCTTTCAGTGAACTATTCACGCGAGAGAGTCCAGTTCGGCCAGCCGATCTCAGCCAATCAGGGTCTTCGCTTTATGCTTGCCGATATGGCGATGAAGGTCGAGAGCGCCCGTGCGCTGGTTTACTCTGTCGCCCGCTGGATCGATTCGCATCCTTCAGAGAAGACCACAGCCTACTCAGCCATGGCCAAGTGTTGGGCGTCGGATATGGCGATGGAAGTCACTACCAACGCCGTGCAGGTCTTCGGCGGATACGGCTATATGAAAGAATATCCGGTCGAGAAGATGATGCGCGACGCCAAGATCACTCAGATCTACGAAGGCACCAACCAGATCCAGCGCGACGAGATAGGCCGCGGTCTGGTCGCCGAGGCAGCCAGGAAGAAAGACTGA
- a CDS encoding sialate O-acetylesterase: MKVFVRVLALLLLCIALTIPAQATVKPNALFSDGSVLQRGISVPVWGTASNGEKVTVKFQNQAVSAKAKDGRWMVRLKPLTAGGPYTMTVSGENTIEVKNILVGEVWICSGQSNMEFQLKKADNAESTIASSKDSQLRLFKVPRRATADPMYDVDAKWNECGPGAVDEFSAVGYFFGCSLRKQLNVPIGLIETSWGGTPAQAWTSMECLQANPVTKPMIDEHSPKDGDAKSCTVLYNGMLLALQPYAVKGVIWYQGEANAPDAFRYKSLFPVMIDCWRKAWAQGDFPFLFVQLAPFGKLYSEPVDSHWAELREAQRLTAENVPNTAMAVITDYGNPENIHPIWKEPVGNRLAAAALARVYKKNVPYQGPSFKSMETFGDRAVLSFDNATGGLQARGGVLMGWTIAGEDHKFVNARARIVGDKVVVSSPDVAHPAVVRYGWADAPIVNLFNKAGFPASPFSTSDLPWTTKK; the protein is encoded by the coding sequence ATGAAAGTGTTTGTACGTGTTTTGGCGCTGCTTTTGCTGTGCATCGCATTGACGATACCGGCGCAAGCAACCGTAAAACCAAACGCACTGTTTTCAGACGGCTCAGTGCTTCAGCGGGGCATAAGTGTGCCTGTCTGGGGGACGGCATCCAACGGCGAGAAAGTAACCGTCAAATTTCAAAACCAGGCTGTAAGCGCAAAAGCCAAAGATGGCCGGTGGATGGTTCGTTTGAAGCCTCTTACAGCCGGTGGCCCATATACCATGACAGTCTCCGGCGAGAACACAATTGAGGTCAAAAATATACTCGTCGGCGAGGTATGGATTTGCAGCGGGCAGTCAAATATGGAGTTTCAACTTAAAAAGGCTGACAATGCAGAATCGACAATAGCGAGTTCAAAAGACTCACAGCTCAGGCTCTTTAAGGTTCCCAGAAGAGCAACCGCCGATCCAATGTATGATGTTGACGCCAAGTGGAATGAGTGCGGCCCCGGAGCGGTTGATGAGTTTTCAGCCGTGGGATATTTCTTTGGATGCAGTCTGCGCAAGCAGTTGAACGTTCCAATAGGCCTGATTGAAACTTCATGGGGCGGCACTCCTGCTCAGGCCTGGACGAGTATGGAGTGTCTGCAGGCAAATCCGGTCACAAAACCGATGATTGATGAGCATTCTCCAAAAGATGGTGACGCCAAATCGTGCACTGTTCTCTACAACGGCATGCTTCTCGCTCTTCAGCCATATGCCGTCAAGGGAGTAATTTGGTATCAGGGCGAAGCAAATGCTCCTGATGCTTTCAGGTATAAGTCTCTTTTTCCCGTAATGATCGACTGCTGGCGCAAAGCATGGGCTCAGGGCGATTTTCCGTTCCTGTTTGTGCAGTTGGCTCCATTCGGCAAGCTCTACTCGGAACCGGTCGATAGCCACTGGGCGGAGCTTCGCGAGGCGCAGCGCCTGACCGCAGAAAATGTGCCTAATACCGCGATGGCAGTCATTACCGATTACGGCAATCCCGAAAATATACATCCCATATGGAAAGAGCCTGTTGGAAATCGTCTTGCAGCGGCAGCCCTTGCCAGGGTTTATAAGAAAAATGTGCCTTATCAGGGGCCTTCTTTCAAATCTATGGAGACATTCGGCGACCGAGCAGTGCTGTCGTTTGACAATGCAACCGGCGGCCTTCAAGCTAGAGGTGGCGTACTGATGGGTTGGACAATCGCGGGCGAAGACCACAAGTTTGTGAATGCTCGTGCAAGAATAGTGGGCGATAAAGTTGTTGTCAGCAGCCCTGATGTCGCGCATCCGGCTGTAGTCCGCTATGGCTGGGCTGATGCGCCTATTGTGAATCTATTCAACAAAGCCGGTTTTCCGGCCTCGCCGTTCTCGACGTCCGACCTGCCCTGGACAACAAAAAAGTAG
- a CDS encoding fused MFS/spermidine synthase, which translates to MDESKKLPYFGMEKLISLWVLVFFAGWFVMQTELVGARALAPYFGNSIYVWGSVLAVFLVTLAIGYGIGGFLTRRFQSHWIPAILLIIAGAMVILSVTYQDSLCAWFVAKGFDVRWGSLAATAILYALPMVLAGTISPYAIHLAAGARSETGSKAGTLYSVSTVGSFVGSLITSFILIPSFSLGAVAISGGLIVAVAGIVTAIALSTANRASVALSIIFTGAVIALSWISPAKLVPISQKIYQKSMVGEVLCKDNSTAKSRLAEAQRQALTKLSKVGTASDTKLLFRTETAYHRIEVTQEGPVRMLTFGSHEFKYPQTAINLRNISTHISEYTGVMLAPVLYKPHPKRILMIGLGGADIARSVENCYPDAKLDVVEIDPAVVSIAQKYFFWRPGKNVTVYTMDGRTFINFRLLTKSEPYDWAIVDAYDSDYTPFHLNTLGFYRHLAVVMTPDGVVSVNSTIISELYSYQARTMNAAFGTVDAYMCHRSGNAILVSQIGAKKNMTLDRATKAQKRLKFTSDQGIDPQYITSCLVLKRNWESKGEILTDMWAPVERLMSMQ; encoded by the coding sequence ATGGATGAAAGCAAGAAGTTGCCATACTTCGGTATGGAAAAGCTCATTTCTCTGTGGGTTCTGGTGTTTTTTGCCGGCTGGTTTGTTATGCAGACCGAGCTGGTCGGCGCGCGCGCGCTTGCTCCATATTTCGGCAACTCGATATATGTGTGGGGCAGTGTATTAGCTGTTTTTCTTGTCACGCTTGCTATAGGCTATGGGATTGGAGGGTTTCTCACTCGAAGGTTTCAATCACACTGGATACCTGCGATCCTGCTTATTATAGCCGGCGCGATGGTAATCCTGTCCGTTACGTATCAGGACAGCCTGTGCGCTTGGTTTGTTGCAAAGGGTTTTGATGTTCGATGGGGGTCTCTGGCGGCTACTGCGATTCTATATGCACTTCCTATGGTGCTTGCCGGTACTATCTCACCCTATGCCATTCATCTTGCAGCGGGTGCGCGTTCCGAGACCGGCAGCAAGGCAGGCACACTTTATTCGGTCTCAACAGTCGGCAGTTTCGTCGGCAGTCTGATTACCTCATTCATTTTGATTCCATCGTTCTCGCTGGGAGCGGTCGCCATCAGCGGCGGACTGATTGTAGCCGTGGCTGGAATCGTTACAGCCATTGCTCTTTCGACGGCCAATCGCGCTTCAGTGGCGCTTAGCATTATCTTTACAGGTGCGGTTATCGCGCTGTCATGGATATCGCCCGCAAAGCTCGTGCCGATTTCGCAAAAGATATACCAGAAAAGCATGGTCGGTGAGGTACTCTGCAAAGATAACTCAACTGCTAAATCCAGACTTGCCGAGGCGCAGCGTCAGGCTCTGACGAAACTGAGCAAAGTCGGCACCGCTTCGGACACAAAGCTGCTCTTTAGGACTGAGACGGCCTACCACAGGATAGAAGTTACCCAAGAAGGCCCTGTGCGAATGCTCACATTCGGCTCTCATGAGTTCAAGTACCCACAGACAGCCATCAACCTGCGCAACATTTCTACCCATATCAGTGAGTATACCGGCGTTATGCTGGCTCCGGTGCTCTATAAGCCTCATCCGAAAAGAATCCTGATGATCGGTCTTGGTGGAGCGGATATAGCCAGGTCTGTCGAAAACTGTTACCCGGATGCTAAACTGGACGTAGTAGAGATCGACCCTGCGGTCGTTAGTATCGCCCAAAAGTACTTTTTCTGGCGACCCGGCAAAAACGTGACCGTATACACCATGGACGGCCGCACATTTATCAACTTCAGGCTGCTTACAAAATCGGAGCCTTACGACTGGGCAATAGTTGACGCGTACGACAGCGACTATACACCATTCCATCTCAACACTCTTGGCTTTTATCGCCATCTCGCCGTGGTAATGACACCTGATGGCGTCGTATCCGTCAATTCTACGATTATAAGTGAGCTTTACAGTTACCAGGCCCGGACAATGAACGCCGCGTTTGGCACTGTTGACGCTTATATGTGCCATCGCAGCGGCAATGCCATATTGGTCAGCCAGATCGGCGCAAAAAAGAATATGACACTGGATAGGGCAACAAAGGCACAAAAGAGACTTAAGTTTACAAGTGACCAGGGCATCGACCCGCAGTATATCACATCCTGTTTGGTGCTCAAGCGAAACTGGGAGAGCAAGGGTGAGATACTCACCGATATGTGGGCGCCTGTAGAACGCTTGATGAGTATGCAGTAA